A genomic window from Treponema maltophilum ATCC 51939 includes:
- the nth gene encoding endonuclease III, which produces MPSPDDFRKLTPEEITEVFRRFEKQNPAPATELKAQNPFTLLVSVVLSAQATDKSVNKATEPLYKIADTPEKILALGEDGLIAYIKTIGLYRSKAKHVMGLCRMLIDEFDGKLPRTREDLQRLPGVGRKSANVILNVVYSEPTMPVDTHLLRISPRIGLSEGTTPIEVEQDLLACIPAEFLGRAHHWLILHGRYVCVARKPLCSQCLIADLCKRNGVTEHR; this is translated from the coding sequence ATGCCCTCACCTGACGATTTCCGCAAACTGACGCCGGAAGAAATAACCGAAGTATTCCGGCGCTTCGAAAAGCAAAATCCCGCCCCCGCGACGGAATTGAAAGCGCAAAATCCGTTTACGCTTTTGGTGTCGGTCGTGCTTTCGGCGCAGGCAACCGATAAAAGCGTAAACAAGGCGACCGAGCCTCTGTATAAAATCGCGGACACGCCCGAAAAGATTTTGGCGCTCGGCGAAGACGGCCTTATCGCGTACATTAAAACAATCGGTCTGTACCGCTCAAAGGCAAAGCACGTTATGGGTTTGTGCCGCATGTTGATTGACGAGTTTGACGGCAAACTGCCCCGCACGCGTGAAGATTTGCAACGGCTGCCGGGCGTCGGGCGCAAAAGCGCAAACGTCATTTTGAACGTCGTCTATTCCGAACCGACGATGCCGGTCGACACCCACCTTTTGCGCATATCGCCGCGCATAGGCTTGTCGGAGGGAACAACGCCGATCGAAGTGGAACAAGACCTTCTCGCATGCATTCCCGCCGAATTTTTAGGACGTGCCCACCACTGGCTTATTTTGCACGGTCGCTACGTGTGCGTCGCGCGCAAGCCGCTGTGCAGTCAGTGCCTTATTGCCGATTTGTGTAAGCGCAACGGCGTTACCGAACACAGATAA
- the metK gene encoding methionine adenosyltransferase: MAEKYLFTSESVGEGHPDKLCDQISDAVLDACLKDDPESHVACETFASTALILVGGEITTHTFVDVPTLARKIAGDIGYTDAAYGLDCDSMAVLNIIHAQSPDINQGVTGEGLKEFKGLQGAGDQGMMFGFACTETSELMPAPIMYAHKILRHASKVRKSGTFDWLRPDAKSQVTVEYEGHKPVRIDSVVVSHQHGPDVKYKTISEGIIEEIIKPVLESSGLLDKKTKFFINPTGRFVIGGPAGDTGLTGRKIIVDTYGGMGRHGGGAFSGKDPSKVDRSGAYMARYIAKNIVAAKLAERCEVQLAYAIGVPFPVSVMVETFGTGKVPESKLAEAVTKVFDCSPSGIIQTLDLKKPIYQKTAVYGHFGRKEFSWEKTDKTDALKNALT, from the coding sequence ATGGCGGAAAAATATTTATTTACGTCGGAATCGGTCGGAGAAGGCCATCCCGATAAATTGTGCGATCAGATTTCGGATGCGGTATTGGATGCGTGCTTAAAGGACGATCCGGAAAGCCACGTCGCATGCGAAACCTTCGCTTCGACGGCGCTGATTTTGGTCGGCGGAGAAATTACGACGCATACCTTTGTCGATGTGCCGACCCTTGCGCGAAAAATTGCGGGCGATATAGGTTATACCGATGCGGCCTACGGTTTGGACTGCGATTCGATGGCGGTGTTGAATATTATTCACGCCCAATCGCCCGACATCAATCAGGGCGTGACGGGCGAAGGCTTAAAGGAATTTAAAGGACTGCAAGGGGCCGGAGATCAGGGAATGATGTTCGGCTTTGCCTGTACGGAAACAAGCGAACTTATGCCGGCGCCCATTATGTACGCTCATAAAATATTGCGCCATGCGTCAAAAGTACGCAAAAGCGGTACCTTTGATTGGCTGCGCCCCGATGCAAAAAGTCAAGTTACCGTCGAATACGAGGGACATAAACCCGTCCGAATCGACAGCGTTGTCGTATCGCACCAGCACGGCCCCGACGTAAAATACAAAACGATAAGCGAAGGTATTATCGAAGAAATCATCAAACCGGTGCTCGAAAGTTCCGGCTTGTTGGACAAAAAAACGAAGTTTTTCATAAATCCGACGGGGCGCTTCGTTATCGGAGGACCGGCGGGAGATACGGGGCTTACCGGACGGAAAATCATAGTCGACACTTACGGCGGCATGGGACGCCACGGAGGAGGAGCGTTCAGCGGTAAAGACCCGTCGAAAGTAGACCGATCGGGCGCCTACATGGCGCGCTATATCGCCAAAAATATCGTTGCGGCAAAATTGGCCGAACGCTGCGAAGTACAGCTTGCCTACGCAATCGGCGTGCCCTTCCCCGTTTCCGTTATGGTTGAAACCTTCGGCACGGGCAAGGTTCCCGAATCGAAACTTGCCGAAGCGGTAACAAAGGTGTTCGACTGCTCGCCTTCCGGCATCATACAAACGCTCGATTTGAAAAAACCGATTTATCAAAAGACCGCCGTCTACGGCCATTTCGGACGAAAAGAATTCAGCTGGGAAAAAACCGATAAGACGGACGCATTAAAAAATGCCCTCACCTGA
- a CDS encoding isoamylase early set domain-containing protein has protein sequence MALKKTYDKSGKKCGVTFSLDAKAAVGAEKVWLCGDFNNWSTVETPMKKQKSGAFSVKLTLESGREYQFRYLIDGKKWENDWKADKYVPAPFSDAENSVVCV, from the coding sequence ATGGCACTGAAAAAAACATACGACAAAAGCGGAAAAAAATGCGGCGTTACGTTTTCGCTCGATGCGAAGGCCGCAGTCGGGGCGGAAAAGGTATGGCTGTGCGGCGACTTCAATAATTGGAGCACGGTCGAAACTCCGATGAAAAAACAAAAAAGCGGTGCTTTTTCCGTAAAACTCACGCTTGAAAGCGGCCGCGAATATCAATTCCGCTACCTTATCGACGGGAAAAAATGGGAAAACGATTGGAAAGCCGATAAATACGTTCCCGCCCCGTTTTCCGACGCCGAAAATTCGGTTGTGTGCGTGTGA
- a CDS encoding FAD:protein FMN transferase: protein MHKSIHTAAAFAALTAVILSLGLVSCSKNISPSQTRPVLGTVCTVQLFEYGKQKYYDTLFECLEQIEAHMSMNIPSSDIARINAASGEQKIAVHEDTFKVIRRALDIAQLSDGAFNPASGALVKLWNIGSDAPHLPSQEEIEGALALCDWRSVVLSEDGEEKSVYLPVKGTALDLGGIAKGFAADELAALIKKLKIPRAIIDLGGNIYAVGEKKGKEAWKVGIKNPFDSAAAPVIALSVKDVSVVTSGVYERFFVYEGRLFHHLLDCKTGYPADNGLMSVTIVNESSMDADALATAVFVMGKERGMDLLRRINTQGLCIDTEKTIDATDSIKTQALLLNEEFSIR from the coding sequence ATGCATAAATCGATACATACCGCGGCGGCGTTTGCCGCGCTCACGGCAGTTATTCTGTCTTTGGGCCTTGTCTCGTGCAGTAAGAACATAAGTCCTTCCCAAACACGCCCCGTACTCGGCACCGTCTGCACGGTTCAGCTTTTCGAATACGGCAAACAAAAATATTACGATACGCTGTTCGAATGCCTTGAACAAATAGAAGCGCACATGAGCATGAACATTCCCTCGTCGGATATTGCGCGCATAAATGCGGCTTCAGGCGAGCAAAAAATTGCGGTACACGAGGATACGTTTAAAGTTATACGGCGTGCGCTCGACATTGCGCAGTTGTCCGACGGAGCCTTTAATCCGGCCTCGGGAGCTTTGGTAAAGCTGTGGAACATCGGAAGCGACGCTCCGCACCTTCCGTCGCAGGAAGAAATAGAGGGCGCGCTTGCGCTGTGCGATTGGCGCTCGGTTGTGTTATCGGAAGACGGAGAAGAAAAATCCGTATACCTGCCCGTAAAAGGAACGGCGCTCGATTTGGGCGGTATCGCAAAGGGTTTCGCCGCCGACGAACTTGCCGCTTTAATAAAAAAGCTGAAAATACCGCGAGCCATTATCGATTTAGGCGGCAACATCTATGCGGTCGGCGAAAAAAAGGGAAAGGAAGCGTGGAAGGTCGGCATAAAAAATCCCTTTGACTCGGCCGCGGCGCCGGTTATCGCCTTAAGCGTCAAGGATGTTTCGGTTGTAACGTCGGGAGTATATGAACGCTTTTTTGTGTACGAAGGCCGTCTTTTTCACCATCTTTTAGACTGCAAAACGGGATATCCGGCCGACAACGGCCTTATGTCGGTAACCATCGTAAACGAGTCTTCAATGGACGCCGATGCGCTCGCCACGGCCGTATTCGTTATGGGTAAAGAACGCGGCATGGATTTATTGCGCCGCATAAATACGCAAGGACTGTGCATCGATACCGAAAAAACAATCGACGCGACCGACTCGATTAAAACGCAAGCCCTTTTACTGAACGAGGAATTTTCAATCCGCTGA
- a CDS encoding CdaR family transcriptional regulator has product MTLSSKTAQVIVEEISGIIGRRINMMNADGIIIATTDPARLDTFHAAAKKIIDEDLDEIVVYSNTEYPGALQGTNIAVRFQNKPVAVIGVTGPYREVIKYGRMLKKMTEILMLDEYYKQQSDMDERIKNRFLNEWLYGDAESINRRLEKQGQSLGFDITVPRRVFIFEPVVKEEAFDAPLNPADVQSCIDSAWKTVRTLIRHEKHSVFLVSGNELICAVADCSDKQLLSLVRTIRDSADKRLPLILAAGLDGRTEDYRLINSARLKAEKALRTCLRSPSKEPRLYDTINMEIFSGEIPDPVKKEYISRIFKSCSEEEISNWITVLDTLYLEEGSISRAADKLFMHKNTLQYRLNKLKKQTGYDPRSIRFSSLFYNAIHFYRDLEK; this is encoded by the coding sequence ATGACCTTATCGTCAAAAACCGCGCAGGTTATAGTCGAAGAAATAAGCGGCATTATCGGCCGCAGGATAAACATGATGAATGCCGACGGCATCATTATTGCAACGACCGATCCCGCCCGCCTCGATACCTTCCATGCGGCGGCAAAGAAAATCATCGATGAAGACTTGGACGAAATCGTCGTGTATTCCAATACCGAATATCCGGGTGCTTTACAGGGAACGAATATCGCCGTGCGTTTTCAAAACAAACCGGTTGCGGTTATCGGCGTTACGGGGCCGTACCGCGAAGTTATCAAATACGGCCGCATGCTCAAAAAGATGACCGAAATTCTTATGCTCGATGAATATTACAAACAGCAAAGCGATATGGACGAGCGCATAAAAAACCGTTTTTTGAACGAATGGCTGTACGGCGATGCCGAATCGATAAACCGCCGGTTGGAAAAACAGGGGCAGTCTTTGGGCTTCGATATAACCGTGCCGCGCCGGGTATTTATCTTTGAGCCGGTCGTAAAAGAAGAAGCGTTCGATGCGCCGCTCAATCCTGCCGACGTGCAAAGCTGCATCGACAGTGCATGGAAAACCGTGCGCACGCTGATCCGTCACGAAAAGCATTCGGTGTTTTTGGTTTCGGGGAACGAACTTATATGCGCCGTCGCCGACTGTTCCGACAAGCAGCTTCTTTCGCTCGTGCGCACGATCCGCGATTCGGCCGACAAACGCCTTCCGCTGATTTTGGCGGCGGGCCTCGACGGCAGAACGGAAGATTACCGTTTGATAAATTCGGCCCGCTTAAAGGCGGAAAAAGCTTTAAGAACCTGCCTGCGTTCGCCGAGCAAAGAGCCGCGCCTATACGACACAATCAATATGGAAATCTTTTCGGGCGAAATTCCCGATCCGGTAAAAAAAGAATATATTTCGCGTATTTTTAAATCCTGCAGCGAAGAAGAAATTTCAAACTGGATAACCGTTTTGGACACGCTGTATTTGGAAGAAGGTTCGATTTCGCGCGCGGCGGATAAATTGTTTATGCATAAAAACACGCTCCAATACCGGCTGAATAAATTAAAAAAGCAAACCGGCTACGATCCGCGCTCCATTCGCTTTTCGTCGCTGTTTTACAACGCGATTCATTTTTACCGCGACCTTGAAAAGTAA
- a CDS encoding GntP family permease, whose translation MQGIALIVAFIAAIALMIFAISKLRIHPFLAIMGVSLLLAFVAGIPLDKIPGIIGAGFSGTFTSIGIVIILGALVGVILEKTGAALKLSDMVVKLVGKKNPELAILIMGWIVSIPVFCDSGFVILNPIRKALVQRTKTSSVAMTIALSAGLYISHVFIPPTPGPIAAANALGIGDNLLLVIGIGALASIFPLIAGYFFAKYIGKKVTASEERSGAETVKTYEQLVAGYGKLPNGFAALAPIVVPILLMALSSIASMAKWDGVFAQVLKFLGAPIIALGVGVLFGVLLIHTQKIKERFYDLTNDTLKVVGPILFVTAAGGVLGRVIAQSSLVGYITDNASALKTVGIFFPFVLAAILKSAQGSSTVAITTTAGILAPLMAPLGLDSVILSSLTVMAIGAGAMTVSHANDSYFWVVVNFGGLDTEDGYKTQTLMTLVIGIAAMIGIFLLSLFF comes from the coding sequence ATGCAGGGTATTGCGCTGATTGTTGCTTTTATAGCCGCGATCGCACTGATGATTTTTGCCATTTCGAAGCTGAGGATTCATCCGTTTTTGGCTATTATGGGAGTCTCTTTGCTTTTGGCATTTGTTGCCGGAATTCCGCTGGATAAGATTCCGGGAATAATCGGAGCCGGGTTTAGCGGAACATTTACCAGTATCGGTATTGTGATTATTTTAGGCGCCTTGGTGGGCGTTATTCTTGAAAAAACCGGCGCGGCTTTAAAACTGTCCGACATGGTCGTAAAACTGGTCGGAAAGAAAAATCCCGAGTTGGCGATACTGATTATGGGCTGGATTGTTTCGATTCCGGTTTTTTGCGACAGCGGATTCGTTATTTTAAACCCGATCCGCAAAGCATTGGTGCAGCGCACAAAAACGTCAAGCGTCGCCATGACGATCGCTTTGTCTGCAGGTTTGTATATCTCGCACGTGTTTATTCCGCCGACGCCGGGCCCCATTGCTGCGGCAAATGCGCTGGGAATCGGCGACAATTTGCTTTTGGTTATCGGTATCGGCGCATTGGCTTCGATTTTTCCGCTTATTGCCGGCTATTTTTTTGCAAAATATATCGGCAAAAAAGTTACGGCCTCCGAGGAGCGCTCGGGCGCCGAAACGGTAAAAACCTATGAGCAGCTGGTTGCCGGCTACGGAAAACTGCCGAACGGTTTTGCCGCCCTCGCACCGATAGTCGTTCCGATTTTGCTCATGGCTTTGTCGTCGATCGCTTCTATGGCAAAGTGGGACGGCGTTTTTGCGCAAGTGCTGAAATTCCTCGGAGCGCCCATTATCGCGCTCGGCGTGGGCGTTTTATTCGGTGTACTGCTGATTCATACGCAAAAAATAAAAGAGCGCTTTTACGATTTGACAAACGACACGCTTAAAGTCGTCGGTCCGATCTTGTTTGTAACGGCTGCAGGCGGCGTTTTGGGCCGCGTCATCGCCCAATCGAGTTTGGTAGGCTATATTACCGACAACGCATCCGCTTTAAAAACCGTCGGCATCTTTTTCCCCTTTGTTTTGGCCGCCATTCTCAAATCGGCACAGGGTTCTTCGACGGTTGCCATTACGACGACGGCGGGAATTCTTGCTCCGCTTATGGCACCTTTGGGCTTGGACAGCGTTATACTGTCGTCGCTCACCGTTATGGCGATCGGCGCGGGCGCTATGACCGTGTCGCATGCAAACGACAGCTATTTCTGGGTCGTCGTAAACTTCGGCGGTTTGGATACGGAAGACGGTTATAAAACGCAAACGCTTATGACCCTTGTCATCGGCATAGCGGCTATGATCGGAATTTTCCTGTTGTCTTTATTCTTCTGA
- a CDS encoding glycerate kinase translates to MKKILLIPDSFKGTMSSARICSIMQKAVREIFPGCEALSIPVADGGEGSVDAFLEALGGIKKYVRVKNPFFEDMESFYGILDAADAGSEGKTAVIEMASCAGLPLASGRLNPALTTTYGAGQLIEDALKNGCTSVIVGLGGSATNDAGCGAAAALGVQFFDGAGKSFVPVGGTLKDICRINVSGLNPLLKRARITAMCDIDNPLYGENGAAYIFGPQKGADEKLVHELDEGLRRVEKIVKRDIGADAAFVPGAGAAGGMGYGMLCFSGAGLKMGIETVLDTVDFECKLKGADCVFTGEGKIDSQSLRGKVVIGVARRAQKAGVPVIAVVGDAADGSENAYDCGVSAIFSINRLAVPFSEAKNRAEKDLEHTFKDILRLMRVCGT, encoded by the coding sequence ATGAAAAAAATCCTGCTTATCCCCGATTCGTTTAAAGGCACCATGAGTTCCGCCCGTATTTGTTCGATAATGCAAAAGGCCGTCCGCGAGATTTTTCCCGGCTGCGAAGCGCTTTCGATTCCCGTTGCGGACGGAGGGGAGGGCAGCGTCGATGCTTTTTTGGAAGCGCTGGGCGGAATCAAAAAATACGTGCGCGTCAAAAATCCTTTTTTTGAAGACATGGAAAGTTTTTACGGAATTTTGGATGCCGCGGATGCCGGCTCTGAGGGAAAAACCGCCGTTATAGAAATGGCTTCGTGTGCCGGTCTTCCGCTTGCTTCCGGGAGACTGAATCCCGCCCTTACGACAACTTACGGTGCAGGCCAGCTCATCGAAGACGCGCTGAAAAACGGCTGTACGAGCGTTATTGTCGGGCTCGGCGGAAGCGCGACGAACGATGCCGGCTGCGGGGCCGCCGCCGCACTGGGCGTACAATTTTTTGACGGCGCAGGCAAAAGCTTTGTGCCCGTAGGCGGTACGCTCAAAGATATTTGCCGCATCAACGTGTCCGGCCTTAATCCGCTTTTAAAGCGCGCCCGTATAACGGCCATGTGCGATATAGACAATCCGCTGTACGGCGAAAACGGAGCCGCATATATTTTCGGTCCGCAAAAGGGCGCCGATGAAAAGCTGGTGCACGAATTGGATGAAGGACTGCGCCGCGTTGAAAAAATCGTCAAGCGCGACATAGGAGCGGATGCCGCGTTCGTTCCGGGCGCCGGAGCCGCCGGCGGAATGGGGTACGGCATGCTGTGCTTTTCGGGAGCGGGCCTTAAGATGGGAATCGAAACCGTTTTGGATACGGTTGATTTTGAATGCAAACTCAAGGGTGCCGATTGCGTTTTTACGGGCGAAGGAAAAATCGACAGTCAAAGTTTGCGCGGAAAAGTCGTTATCGGCGTTGCGCGTCGCGCACAAAAAGCGGGAGTGCCCGTTATTGCCGTAGTGGGAGATGCGGCCGACGGCAGCGAAAATGCCTACGACTGCGGCGTAAGCGCAATCTTCAGCATAAATCGCCTTGCCGTTCCCTTCAGCGAAGCGAAAAACCGCGCCGAAAAAGATTTGGAGCACACGTTCAAAGACATTTTGCGTCTTATGCGCGTGTGCGGAACATAA
- a CDS encoding ADP-ribosylglycohydrolase family protein: MLKKEDALKDRNEIKKRATGALIGLAVGDSFGDASRMQANRENYGFITDFSAGSAWSTDDTEFALLTAKTLIRCKGKLTSEEVVKSWMEDVVVQDEYKRGGASEKAAADNLRAGLLPPLTGKYSTFNTSDGSAMRIPPIGIMCAGDPEKAAALAQIESEISHAGDGVWGAQAVAAAVAVAMADGTIDEIFEAAMAPIPQDSWLYYSMTKVFEIIEKENYDIASCWMKIHDATRASTWATTAEAVPAAFGCLKLMHKDFKSAVLLAGNFARDADTIGAIAGSVMGAKYSIDGIPEHWVKKVRYPSGTCLQFTKGLDIIEIAEKLAELNYV, encoded by the coding sequence ATGCTTAAAAAAGAAGATGCGTTAAAAGATCGGAACGAAATAAAAAAACGGGCGACGGGAGCCCTTATCGGTTTGGCTGTCGGCGACTCTTTCGGCGATGCGTCGAGAATGCAGGCAAACAGAGAAAACTACGGTTTTATCACGGACTTTTCCGCCGGTTCGGCATGGAGTACGGACGATACCGAATTTGCGCTGCTTACGGCAAAAACGCTTATACGGTGCAAAGGAAAGCTCACAAGCGAAGAAGTCGTAAAATCGTGGATGGAGGACGTTGTCGTTCAGGACGAATATAAACGCGGCGGCGCAAGCGAAAAAGCCGCGGCGGACAACCTGAGAGCGGGATTGCTCCCGCCGTTGACGGGAAAGTATTCCACCTTTAACACGAGCGACGGCAGCGCGATGAGAATTCCGCCGATAGGCATTATGTGCGCCGGAGATCCCGAAAAAGCGGCCGCGCTTGCACAAATAGAATCGGAAATCAGTCATGCCGGCGACGGAGTATGGGGCGCTCAAGCGGTTGCGGCCGCCGTTGCCGTCGCGATGGCGGACGGAACAATCGACGAGATTTTCGAAGCGGCAATGGCGCCCATACCGCAGGATTCGTGGTTGTATTATTCGATGACAAAGGTGTTCGAAATTATCGAAAAAGAGAATTACGACATCGCTTCGTGCTGGATGAAAATTCACGATGCGACCCGCGCAAGCACGTGGGCAACTACGGCCGAAGCGGTTCCGGCGGCTTTCGGGTGCTTAAAACTTATGCACAAGGATTTTAAATCGGCGGTGCTGCTCGCCGGAAATTTCGCTCGCGATGCCGACACGATAGGCGCTATCGCCGGTTCCGTTATGGGCGCAAAATATTCAATCGACGGCATCCCCGAACATTGGGTAAAAAAAGTGCGTTACCCGAGCGGCACCTGTCTGCAATTTACCAAGGGCTTGGATATTATCGAAATTGCCGAAAAACTCGCCGAACTGAATTACGTGTAA
- a CDS encoding ADP-ribosylglycohydrolase family protein, with product MKKISQQMYLEKIYAGFLGKNIGIRLGAPVEPSLWTRERIKEFYDTITDYVKPFKNFAADDDANGPVYFLRALEDSRECSAESVGEAWLNYTREGIGMFWWGGYGISTEHTAYFNLLNGMRAPLSGSAAVNGKVRADQIGGQIFIDTWGLIHPSDPERAASDAKKAASVSHDEEGLEGAAFIAACIAAAFDTDDVYKIIKTGLRYVKASSVYRKVVKAVLSFQKEHPASDWEDCLAFLHAQYGYDKYPGACHIVPNAGVCVMALIYGKTFSKGIEIATMAGWDTDCNAGNVGTILGVAGGIEAIPQHYRKPVNDSIVLSGISGYLNILDIPSYAHYLYSLAFKTEKTPYAKGEIRFDFSLPGSTHGFRLSNENLFALKNSGKGLEVLFDRLVRPQSTRLFYKPFYRREDFDDERYMPVFSPTAYPGQTVELIYSLNRIRGEALIIYPYVRATDGTIVKLDRCIRRDREEGDTLISFKIPEVGGALIDEIGLIIEGTSPAKVKDFGILYLKRFSVTGKAAYRIDFKKQYAEFASITPFSFNRGAWTLEGKKLSCLCLHDAQAFTGNYFTENARVSTKVCIHRGDSALVSLRVQGDRRGYYAGFDGDGISILAKKDGKLVRLAHKVFKYENEKAYTFTFSAAADALSFELDGTEVLTAKDADIKYGMTGFYLSRGGRCSFEGLSVTEL from the coding sequence ATGAAAAAAATATCGCAGCAAATGTATTTGGAAAAAATATATGCGGGCTTTTTGGGCAAAAATATCGGCATACGGCTGGGGGCGCCCGTCGAGCCGAGCTTGTGGACGCGCGAACGCATTAAAGAATTTTACGACACCATAACCGACTATGTTAAACCGTTTAAAAACTTCGCCGCGGACGACGATGCGAACGGCCCCGTGTATTTTTTACGCGCGCTCGAAGATTCGCGCGAATGCAGCGCCGAGTCGGTAGGCGAAGCGTGGCTCAATTATACGAGAGAAGGCATCGGTATGTTTTGGTGGGGCGGCTACGGCATATCGACCGAACATACCGCCTATTTTAACCTGTTAAACGGCATGCGCGCTCCGCTTTCGGGAAGCGCCGCCGTCAACGGAAAAGTGCGCGCCGATCAAATCGGCGGCCAGATTTTTATCGACACGTGGGGACTTATTCATCCGTCGGATCCGGAACGTGCCGCATCGGATGCGAAAAAAGCCGCTTCGGTTTCGCACGACGAAGAAGGCTTGGAAGGAGCGGCCTTTATTGCCGCCTGTATTGCAGCCGCCTTCGACACGGACGACGTATATAAAATCATCAAAACGGGACTGCGTTATGTGAAAGCCTCGTCGGTGTATCGCAAAGTCGTAAAAGCGGTTCTCTCATTTCAAAAAGAACATCCCGCTTCCGACTGGGAAGACTGCCTTGCTTTTTTGCACGCGCAATACGGCTACGATAAATACCCCGGAGCATGTCACATCGTTCCGAATGCGGGCGTCTGCGTTATGGCGCTCATTTACGGCAAAACTTTTTCCAAGGGAATTGAAATCGCCACGATGGCCGGTTGGGACACCGACTGCAACGCGGGAAACGTCGGCACCATTCTCGGTGTTGCCGGGGGCATAGAAGCGATTCCGCAGCATTACAGAAAACCGGTAAACGATTCGATCGTGCTGTCGGGAATCAGCGGTTATTTGAACATCCTCGACATTCCGTCTTACGCGCACTATTTATACTCGCTTGCTTTTAAAACCGAAAAGACTCCTTATGCAAAAGGAGAAATCCGTTTCGATTTTTCTCTTCCCGGCAGCACGCACGGCTTCAGGCTGTCGAACGAAAATCTGTTCGCACTGAAAAACAGCGGCAAAGGCTTGGAAGTGCTTTTTGACCGCTTGGTTCGGCCGCAATCGACGCGTTTGTTTTATAAACCGTTTTATCGCAGAGAAGATTTCGACGACGAAAGATACATGCCGGTTTTTTCGCCGACCGCCTATCCGGGACAAACGGTCGAACTTATTTATTCGCTCAACAGAATACGGGGCGAAGCGCTCATCATCTATCCGTACGTGCGCGCGACGGACGGCACGATAGTAAAACTCGACCGCTGCATACGGCGCGACCGCGAAGAAGGAGATACGCTCATTTCATTTAAAATACCCGAAGTCGGCGGAGCTTTGATAGACGAAATCGGTTTGATTATCGAAGGAACTTCTCCGGCAAAGGTAAAGGATTTCGGTATTTTATATTTGAAGCGTTTTTCCGTAACGGGAAAGGCGGCATATCGTATCGATTTCAAAAAACAGTATGCCGAATTCGCATCGATTACGCCGTTTTCGTTTAACCGGGGCGCATGGACTTTGGAAGGCAAAAAACTTTCATGTCTTTGCCTGCACGACGCGCAAGCCTTTACCGGCAATTATTTTACCGAAAATGCGCGGGTGAGCACCAAGGTTTGCATTCACCGCGGAGATTCCGCGCTCGTATCGCTTCGGGTTCAGGGAGACCGGCGCGGCTATTATGCGGGATTCGACGGCGACGGAATTTCCATCCTCGCAAAAAAAGACGGAAAGCTTGTCCGGCTTGCGCATAAAGTGTTCAAGTACGAAAACGAAAAAGCGTATACGTTTACGTTTTCGGCCGCCGCCGATGCGCTCAGCTTTGAACTCGACGGAACGGAAGTTTTAACGGCAAAAGACGCCGATATAAAATACGGTATGACGGGCTTTTATTTAAGCCGCGGCGGCCGCTGTTCTTTCGAAGGACTTTCCGTTACGGAACTGTAA